The Mycolicibacterium smegmatis genome has a window encoding:
- the topA gene encoding type I DNA topoisomerase, giving the protein MAGGDRGSGGTGNVRRLVIVESPTKARKIAGYLGSNYVVESSRGHIRDLPRNAADVPAKFKSEPWARLGVNVDQNFEPLYIVSPEKKSTVTELKGLLKDVDELYLATDGDREGEAIAWHLLETLKPRVPVKRMVFHEITEPAIRNAAENPRDLDIALVDAQETRRILDRLYGYEVSPVLWKKVAPKLSAGRVQSVATRIIVQRERERMAFHSASYWDVTAELDASVSDPSASPPKFTAKLNTVDGRRVATGRDFDSLGQLKRPDEVLVLDEASAGALASGLRGAQLAVTSVEQKPYTRRPYAPFMTSTLQQEAARKLRFSSERTMSIAQRLYENGYITYMRTDSTTLSESAINAARTQARQLYGEEYVHPSPRQYTRKVKNAQEAHEAIRPAGDVFQTPGQLHSALDTDEFRLYELIWQRTVASQMADARGTTLSLRIGGSASSGEQVVFNASGRTITFPGFLKAYVESIDELAGGESDDAESRLPNLTQGQRVDAADLSADGHQTSPPARYTEASLIKALEELGIGRPSTYSSIIKTIQDRGYVQKKGSALVPSWVAFAVVGLLEQHFGRLVDYDFTAAMEDELDEIANGQEQRTNWLNNFYFGGEHGVEGSIARAGGLKQLVGGNLEGIDAREVNSIKVFDDSEGRPVYVRVGRNGPYLERMVDDPDNPGEQKPQRANLKEDLTPDELTPELAEKLFATPQEGRSLGIDPETGHEIVAKDGRFGPYVTEVLPEPEDGGDDGTAGTPAKKGKKPTGPKPRTGSLFRSMDLETVTLEDALKLLSLPRVVGVDPTTNEEITAQNGRYGPYLKRGTDSRSLATEDQIFTITLDEALKIYAEPKRRGRQAASAPPLRELGNDPVSGKPMVIKDGRFGPYVTDGETNASLRKGDDVLTITDERASELLADRRARGPVKKKAPAKKAAKKAPAKKAAAKKA; this is encoded by the coding sequence TTGGCTGGCGGCGACCGCGGCAGCGGTGGAACAGGTAATGTCCGGCGACTCGTGATTGTCGAGTCGCCGACGAAGGCGCGCAAGATAGCTGGCTACCTCGGCTCGAATTACGTCGTGGAATCGTCCCGCGGCCACATCCGTGACCTGCCCCGCAACGCCGCCGACGTGCCGGCGAAGTTCAAGTCCGAGCCGTGGGCGCGCCTTGGCGTCAACGTCGACCAGAACTTCGAGCCGCTCTACATCGTCAGCCCGGAGAAGAAGTCCACGGTCACCGAACTCAAGGGCCTGCTCAAGGACGTCGACGAGCTCTACCTCGCCACTGACGGTGACCGCGAGGGTGAGGCCATCGCCTGGCACCTGCTGGAGACGCTCAAGCCGCGCGTGCCGGTCAAGCGCATGGTGTTCCACGAGATCACCGAGCCCGCGATCCGCAACGCCGCCGAGAACCCGCGTGACCTGGACATCGCGCTGGTCGACGCGCAGGAGACCCGCCGCATCCTCGACCGTCTGTACGGCTACGAGGTCAGCCCCGTGCTGTGGAAGAAGGTCGCGCCGAAGCTGAGCGCGGGCCGCGTGCAGTCGGTGGCCACGCGCATCATCGTGCAGCGCGAACGCGAGCGCATGGCGTTCCACAGCGCGTCCTACTGGGATGTGACCGCCGAGCTGGACGCGAGCGTGTCCGATCCGTCGGCGTCGCCGCCGAAGTTCACCGCCAAGCTCAACACGGTCGACGGCCGCCGCGTCGCGACCGGCCGCGATTTCGACTCGCTGGGCCAGCTCAAGCGGCCCGACGAGGTGCTGGTGCTCGACGAGGCGAGCGCGGGCGCGCTGGCCTCGGGGCTGCGCGGCGCGCAGCTGGCGGTCACCTCGGTCGAGCAGAAGCCCTACACCCGTCGGCCCTATGCGCCGTTCATGACGTCGACGCTGCAGCAGGAAGCGGCCCGCAAGCTGCGGTTCTCCTCCGAGCGCACCATGAGCATCGCGCAGCGGCTGTACGAGAACGGCTACATCACCTACATGCGTACCGACTCGACCACGCTGTCGGAGTCGGCCATCAACGCCGCGCGTACACAGGCCCGTCAGCTCTACGGCGAGGAGTACGTGCACCCGTCGCCGCGGCAGTACACCCGCAAGGTCAAGAACGCACAGGAGGCCCACGAGGCCATCCGCCCCGCCGGCGACGTGTTCCAGACGCCGGGGCAGCTGCACAGCGCGCTGGACACCGACGAGTTCCGGCTCTACGAGCTGATCTGGCAGCGCACCGTCGCCTCGCAGATGGCCGACGCGCGCGGCACCACGCTGAGCCTGCGCATCGGCGGCTCAGCGAGTTCGGGTGAGCAGGTGGTGTTCAACGCCTCGGGCCGCACCATCACGTTCCCGGGCTTCCTCAAGGCCTACGTCGAAAGCATCGACGAACTCGCCGGCGGCGAGTCCGACGACGCCGAGAGCCGCCTGCCCAACCTCACGCAGGGGCAGCGCGTCGACGCGGCCGATCTGAGCGCCGACGGCCACCAGACCAGCCCGCCCGCCCGCTACACCGAGGCCTCGCTCATCAAGGCCCTCGAAGAGCTGGGCATCGGCCGTCCGTCGACCTACAGCTCGATCATCAAGACCATCCAGGACCGCGGCTACGTCCAGAAGAAGGGCAGCGCGCTGGTGCCGTCCTGGGTCGCGTTCGCCGTCGTCGGCCTCCTCGAGCAGCATTTCGGCCGGTTGGTGGACTACGACTTCACCGCGGCCATGGAAGACGAACTCGACGAGATCGCCAACGGCCAGGAGCAACGCACCAACTGGCTCAACAACTTCTACTTCGGCGGTGAGCACGGCGTCGAGGGTTCGATCGCGCGCGCCGGAGGACTCAAGCAGCTCGTCGGCGGCAACCTCGAAGGCATCGACGCGCGAGAAGTCAACTCCATCAAGGTTTTCGACGACTCCGAGGGTCGTCCGGTGTACGTCCGGGTGGGGCGCAACGGGCCGTACCTGGAGCGCATGGTCGACGATCCCGACAACCCGGGTGAGCAGAAACCGCAGCGCGCCAACCTCAAAGAGGATCTGACGCCCGACGAGCTCACCCCTGAGCTCGCCGAAAAGCTCTTCGCCACACCGCAAGAGGGACGCTCGCTGGGCATCGACCCGGAGACCGGCCACGAGATCGTCGCCAAGGACGGGCGTTTCGGGCCGTATGTCACCGAGGTGCTGCCCGAACCCGAAGACGGCGGGGACGACGGTACGGCCGGCACCCCGGCGAAGAAGGGCAAGAAGCCGACCGGTCCCAAGCCGCGCACGGGATCGCTCTTCCGGTCGATGGATCTGGAGACCGTGACGCTTGAGGACGCGCTCAAGCTGCTGTCGCTGCCGCGCGTCGTGGGTGTCGATCCGACGACCAACGAGGAGATCACCGCGCAGAACGGCCGCTACGGGCCATACCTCAAGCGCGGCACCGACTCTCGCTCGCTGGCCACCGAGGACCAGATCTTCACGATCACCCTCGACGAGGCACTCAAGATCTACGCCGAGCCGAAACGCCGTGGCCGCCAGGCCGCGTCGGCTCCGCCGCTGCGCGAACTGGGCAACGACCCGGTCTCGGGCAAGCCGATGGTGATCAAGGACGGCCGGTTCGGCCCGTACGTCACCGACGGTGAGACCAACGCGAGCCTGCGTAAGGGCGACGATGTGCTGACCATCACCGACGAGCGTGCCTCCGAACTGCTGGCCGACCGCCGTGCCCGTGGCCCGGTGAAGAAGAAGGCCCCGGCGAAGAAGGCCGCCAAGAAGGCACCCGCCAAGAAAGCCGCCGCCAAGAAGGCCTAG
- a CDS encoding cold-shock protein, protein MPQGTVKWFNAEKGFGFIAPEDGSADVFVHYTEIQGSGFRTLEENQKVEFEVGQSPKGPQATGVRTI, encoded by the coding sequence ATGCCACAGGGAACTGTGAAGTGGTTCAACGCGGAGAAGGGCTTCGGCTTCATCGCCCCCGAGGACGGCTCCGCTGACGTGTTTGTCCACTACACGGAAATCCAGGGCAGCGGCTTCCGCACCCTGGAGGAAAACCAGAAGGTTGAGTTCGAGGTCGGCCAGAGCCCCAAGGGGCCGCAGGCCACGGGTGTCCGGACCATCTGA
- a CDS encoding DEAD/DEAH box helicase, with product MSDRGLEFGRELLNCAVEGTPGDDNPLRHVADLAPRTGKPVPWPAWAHPDVVRALHDHGITAPWSHQLSAAQLAHDGRHVVISTGTASGKSLAYQLPILSALADDPRARVLYLSPTKALGHDQLRAAHALTESVAALRDVAPAPYDGDSATEVRRFARERSRWIFSNPDMIHLSLLRNHSRWAVFLRNLRYIVVDECHYYRGIFGSNVAMVLRRLLRLCERYSANGATPTVIFASATTSSPAETAAELIGQTVVEVTEDGSPQGARTIALWEPALLPDLAGENGAPVRRSAGSEAGRVMADLVAEGARTLTFVRSRRGAELTALGARARLSETAPDLVEQVASYRAGYLAEDRRELEHALSDGRLRGLATTNALELGIDIAGLDAVVMAGFPGTVASFWQQAGRSGRRGQGALVVLIARDDPLDTYLVHHPAALLDKPIERVVIDPTNPHVLGPQLLCAAAELPLTEAEVRRWDAEAVAQRLVDDGLLRKRPAGYFPAPGVDPHPAVDIRGSTGGQIAILEADTGRMLGSAGAGQAASSVHPGAVYLHQGESYVVDSLDFEDGIAFVHAEDPGYTTFAREITDISVTGPGERVDHGPVTIGLVPVSVTNTVVGYLRRRMDGEVIDFVELDMPPRTLDTMAVMCTITPEALQDNGIEQLSVPGALHAAEHASIGLLPLVASCDRGDIGGVSTAVGPVDGLPSIFVYDGYPGGAGFADRGYRQLQTWWGATAAAIEACECPSGCPSCVQSPKCGNGNDPLDKAGAVKVLRLVLGALTK from the coding sequence GTGTCGGATCGGGGGCTGGAATTCGGCCGTGAGCTGCTGAATTGCGCCGTTGAGGGCACCCCCGGCGACGATAATCCGCTACGCCACGTTGCGGATTTGGCACCCCGGACGGGCAAACCGGTTCCGTGGCCGGCGTGGGCTCACCCAGATGTGGTGCGCGCGTTGCATGATCACGGAATCACCGCGCCGTGGTCGCATCAGCTGTCCGCCGCGCAGCTGGCGCACGACGGCAGACACGTGGTGATCTCGACCGGCACCGCCTCGGGCAAGTCCCTGGCGTACCAGTTGCCGATCCTCTCGGCGCTCGCCGACGATCCCCGCGCCCGGGTGCTGTACCTGTCCCCGACCAAGGCGCTCGGACACGATCAGCTGCGCGCCGCGCACGCCCTCACCGAAAGCGTCGCCGCCCTACGCGATGTCGCGCCCGCGCCGTATGACGGTGACAGCGCGACCGAGGTGCGCCGCTTCGCCCGGGAACGGTCACGCTGGATCTTCTCCAACCCCGACATGATCCATCTGTCCCTGTTGCGCAACCACTCCCGCTGGGCGGTGTTCCTGCGCAACCTGCGCTACATCGTGGTCGACGAATGCCATTACTACCGCGGCATTTTCGGGTCAAACGTGGCGATGGTGCTGCGCAGGCTGCTGCGTCTGTGCGAGCGGTACTCGGCCAACGGCGCGACACCGACCGTCATCTTCGCCAGCGCCACCACCTCATCCCCGGCCGAGACGGCCGCCGAGCTGATCGGCCAGACCGTCGTCGAGGTCACCGAGGACGGCTCGCCGCAGGGCGCACGCACCATCGCGCTGTGGGAGCCCGCGCTCCTGCCCGACCTGGCCGGTGAGAACGGCGCCCCGGTCCGACGCTCGGCCGGCTCGGAGGCCGGCCGGGTGATGGCCGATCTCGTCGCCGAGGGCGCCCGCACGCTGACGTTCGTGCGGTCGCGTCGCGGCGCCGAGCTCACCGCGCTGGGGGCGCGCGCCCGATTGTCCGAGACCGCACCCGATTTGGTCGAGCAGGTCGCCTCCTACCGGGCCGGGTACCTCGCCGAGGACCGCCGCGAGCTCGAGCACGCGCTCAGCGACGGACGGCTGCGGGGTCTGGCCACCACCAACGCGCTGGAACTCGGTATCGACATCGCGGGCCTGGACGCCGTGGTGATGGCGGGATTCCCCGGCACGGTCGCGTCGTTCTGGCAGCAGGCCGGACGCTCGGGGCGACGCGGACAGGGTGCGCTCGTCGTGCTGATCGCACGCGACGACCCGCTGGACACCTACCTGGTGCACCATCCGGCCGCGCTGCTGGACAAGCCGATCGAACGCGTCGTGATCGATCCGACCAACCCACACGTGCTGGGCCCGCAACTGCTGTGCGCGGCCGCCGAACTGCCACTCACCGAGGCCGAGGTGCGCAGGTGGGACGCCGAGGCGGTGGCCCAGCGGCTCGTCGACGACGGACTGCTGCGCAAGCGTCCCGCCGGATACTTTCCCGCGCCGGGCGTCGATCCGCATCCGGCAGTGGACATCCGGGGTTCGACAGGCGGGCAGATCGCGATCCTTGAGGCCGACACCGGCCGCATGCTCGGCAGCGCAGGCGCGGGCCAGGCGGCGTCGTCGGTGCACCCGGGCGCGGTGTACCTGCACCAGGGCGAGAGTTATGTGGTCGACTCACTCGACTTCGAGGACGGCATCGCCTTCGTGCATGCCGAAGATCCCGGCTACACGACCTTCGCCCGTGAGATCACCGACATCTCCGTGACCGGTCCGGGCGAGCGGGTGGACCACGGACCCGTCACCATCGGGCTGGTGCCGGTGTCGGTGACCAACACCGTCGTCGGCTATCTACGCCGCCGGATGGACGGCGAGGTCATCGATTTCGTCGAACTCGACATGCCGCCGCGCACACTGGACACCATGGCGGTGATGTGCACGATCACCCCGGAGGCCTTGCAGGACAACGGGATCGAGCAGCTCTCGGTGCCCGGGGCGTTGCATGCCGCCGAGCACGCCTCGATCGGCCTGCTCCCTCTGGTCGCCAGTTGCGACCGCGGCGACATCGGCGGGGTGTCGACCGCTGTGGGTCCGGTCGACGGATTGCCGTCGATCTTCGTCTACGACGGATATCCCGGAGGTGCGGGATTCGCCGATCGCGGCTACCGCCAGCTGCAGACGTGGTGGGGTGCGACGGCCGCGGCGATCGAGGCCTGCGAGTGCCCGAGTGGATGCCCCTCGTGCGTGCAGTCGCCCAAGTGCGGTAACGGCAACGATCCGTTGGACAAGGCTGGGGCGGTGAAGGTACTTCGTCTGGTGCTCGGCGCGCTGACGAAGTAG
- a CDS encoding PAS domain-containing protein yields the protein MTHDWLLVETLGSEPAVVARGSQTKNLIPISVFLRRNPNLMAIQSAIGETVRAGQGLSSITPKTKRVIRTEVVRMTDGCIHGVHVWVGPANAEPPERLIPGPLVWDLTTGVATDTPESIFNSGMDPAVEATDGRTFADDLPTRDLNPSEAKVLSLVINPQPGTTICTTWDVTDFRGEPVTVGFVSRTMVETGPDGRDRTVCRAMNWRSERDAAEVPADYLAQRILDGLARPDVHRALVDLNNWKLLKWLDEPAPFIDWRNREGGASRIHPDDTAHMERMAAEFATGFTTAVLRMRTSGGGWQSVHMTINRVELEPGTYAGLLALRLPSDAEIVGADSG from the coding sequence ATGACCCACGACTGGCTGCTCGTGGAAACACTCGGTAGTGAGCCCGCTGTGGTGGCGAGAGGTTCGCAGACCAAGAATCTCATTCCGATCAGCGTGTTTCTGCGTCGCAATCCCAACCTGATGGCCATCCAGAGCGCCATCGGGGAGACCGTCCGCGCCGGTCAGGGCCTCAGCAGCATTACGCCCAAGACCAAGCGCGTAATCCGCACCGAAGTGGTGCGAATGACGGACGGATGCATCCATGGCGTGCATGTTTGGGTCGGTCCGGCGAACGCAGAACCACCTGAACGACTGATTCCGGGGCCTCTGGTCTGGGATCTCACGACCGGCGTCGCCACCGACACTCCTGAATCCATCTTCAACAGCGGAATGGACCCCGCCGTCGAGGCCACCGATGGCCGCACGTTTGCTGATGACCTGCCCACACGCGATCTCAACCCGAGCGAGGCAAAGGTTCTGTCGCTCGTGATCAATCCACAGCCGGGCACGACGATTTGCACCACGTGGGATGTGACCGACTTCCGCGGCGAGCCCGTCACGGTCGGTTTCGTGTCCCGCACGATGGTGGAAACCGGACCCGACGGGCGGGATCGCACGGTCTGCCGCGCCATGAACTGGCGCAGTGAACGCGACGCCGCCGAGGTGCCCGCCGACTATCTCGCCCAGCGGATCCTCGACGGCCTGGCGCGGCCGGATGTCCACCGCGCACTCGTCGACCTCAACAACTGGAAGCTGCTGAAGTGGCTCGACGAGCCGGCGCCGTTCATCGACTGGCGAAACCGTGAGGGCGGTGCGTCCCGGATCCACCCCGACGACACCGCCCACATGGAGCGCATGGCGGCGGAGTTCGCCACCGGGTTCACCACGGCCGTGCTGCGGATGCGCACCAGCGGCGGTGGTTGGCAGTCCGTGCACATGACGATCAACCGCGTGGAACTCGAACCCGGCACCTATGCCGGGCTGCTGGCGCTGCGGTTGCCCAGTGACGCCGAGATCGTCGGCGCGGATTCGGGTTGA
- a CDS encoding Rv3654c family TadE-like protein, whose amino-acid sequence MASVIAVAMIAALLVLAGGFAYLGAAVVARHRAQAAADLAALAAANVVATGPAAACEQAGQVARRMRSGVTSCRVEDLDVVLTVEVAVALGRWDVGPAKASARAGPVG is encoded by the coding sequence GTGGCCAGTGTCATCGCGGTCGCGATGATCGCCGCACTCCTGGTCCTCGCAGGCGGTTTCGCCTATCTCGGTGCCGCGGTGGTGGCGCGGCACCGGGCCCAGGCGGCTGCCGATCTGGCGGCGTTGGCGGCGGCGAATGTCGTGGCGACCGGACCCGCCGCGGCGTGCGAGCAGGCCGGTCAGGTCGCCCGCAGGATGCGCAGCGGTGTCACGTCGTGCCGGGTCGAGGATCTCGATGTGGTGCTCACCGTCGAGGTTGCCGTCGCGCTGGGGCGCTGGGACGTCGGTCCGGCCAAGGCATCCGCGCGTGCCGGCCCGGTGGGGTGA
- a CDS encoding TadE family type IV pilus minor pilin: MRLDDRGAVTVEAAFAIAALVAVLALCAGGLSAISMQVLCVDAAREAARLAARGDGSAAEVARRIAPRGALVEVRGDGVFLVARVSVDAPLPGFTIAAEAASAREPGV; encoded by the coding sequence CTGAGGCTCGATGACCGGGGTGCGGTCACGGTCGAGGCGGCGTTCGCGATCGCGGCGCTCGTGGCTGTGCTGGCGTTGTGTGCCGGTGGGCTCAGCGCGATCTCGATGCAGGTGCTCTGTGTCGACGCCGCCCGTGAGGCGGCGCGGTTGGCGGCACGCGGTGACGGGTCCGCCGCGGAGGTGGCCCGGCGTATCGCGCCGCGTGGGGCGTTGGTCGAGGTTCGCGGCGACGGGGTGTTCCTGGTGGCCCGCGTCAGCGTCGATGCGCCGTTGCCGGGGTTCACCATCGCTGCCGAGGCGGCATCGGCCCGGGAACCTGGCGTCTGA
- a CDS encoding DUF4244 domain-containing protein: protein MGKVFQGIQARMALLAVDDSGMSTVEYALGTVAAAAFGAILYTVVTGDSVVNALSNIISRALNTSV, encoded by the coding sequence ATGGGCAAGGTATTTCAAGGAATCCAGGCACGCATGGCACTGCTCGCGGTCGACGACTCAGGCATGAGCACCGTGGAATACGCTCTGGGCACCGTTGCCGCGGCGGCGTTCGGCGCGATCCTGTACACCGTGGTGACGGGCGACTCGGTGGTGAATGCGTTGAGCAACATCATCAGTCGCGCGCTCAACACCAGCGTCTGA
- a CDS encoding type II secretion system F family protein, whose product MTWAALCLAGALLIAPARARARALRTTTPRRERAASGTDDPLAAASTFDLFAACLTAGMAVSTAAAAAAHTAPTPLAQALIRASDLLALGADPMTAWSSGVETQDKNVEALLRMARRSAASGTALAHGVSELAAQSRHDVAAAADAAAERAGVLVAGPLGLCYLPAFVCLGIVPVVVGLAGDVLGAGLL is encoded by the coding sequence ATGACCTGGGCGGCCCTGTGCCTGGCGGGTGCGTTGTTGATCGCGCCGGCCCGCGCCCGTGCTCGCGCGTTGCGGACGACGACACCACGGCGTGAGCGCGCGGCGTCAGGGACCGACGATCCGCTGGCTGCCGCGTCGACCTTCGACCTGTTCGCGGCGTGCCTCACCGCGGGCATGGCGGTGTCGACCGCTGCCGCGGCGGCGGCGCACACCGCGCCGACGCCATTGGCGCAGGCGCTCATCCGGGCCTCGGACCTGTTGGCCCTGGGCGCCGACCCGATGACCGCCTGGTCTTCCGGTGTCGAGACACAGGACAAGAACGTCGAGGCACTACTGCGGATGGCGCGGCGGTCGGCGGCCTCGGGTACGGCGTTGGCGCACGGGGTTTCCGAACTCGCGGCGCAGTCACGTCACGACGTGGCGGCTGCGGCCGATGCGGCCGCCGAACGCGCGGGCGTGCTCGTGGCCGGCCCTCTAGGCCTGTGCTACCTGCCTGCGTTCGTGTGTCTCGGCATCGTGCCGGTGGTGGTGGGGCTCGCCGGTGACGTTCTCGGGGCGGGTTTGTTGTGA
- a CDS encoding type II secretion system F family protein, translating into MSVAALALAAALLIWPSRPRRLRVPRKVSPRRRRRRMLPGLLVGAAALAWLLPLPVALTAGVVAGTVVVRRRDRAAAQHRRDESAALQGALDVLVGELRVGAHPVDAFGAAAGESGGPVAEGMRAVAARARLGADVAAGLDDVARASQLPGHWQRLAVCWRLAQTHGLALGTLMRAAHEDIVERERFSARVRAAMAGPRTTALVLAGLPLAGIALGQAIGAAPVAFLVASGAGGWLLVIGVVLACAGLLWSDRITAEVTS; encoded by the coding sequence GTGAGCGTCGCCGCGCTGGCCCTGGCGGCGGCGTTGTTGATCTGGCCCTCGCGCCCACGGCGCCTGCGTGTCCCGCGGAAGGTGTCGCCTCGTCGACGTCGTCGACGGATGTTGCCGGGGCTCCTGGTGGGGGCCGCGGCGCTGGCCTGGTTGCTTCCCCTGCCGGTCGCGCTCACGGCCGGCGTCGTCGCGGGAACCGTCGTGGTGCGCCGTCGAGACCGGGCCGCCGCGCAGCATCGGCGTGACGAATCCGCAGCCCTGCAGGGAGCTTTGGACGTCCTGGTGGGGGAGTTGCGCGTCGGGGCACACCCGGTCGACGCGTTCGGCGCCGCAGCCGGTGAGTCCGGCGGTCCGGTCGCCGAGGGCATGCGGGCCGTCGCCGCGCGGGCACGTCTGGGGGCCGATGTGGCCGCGGGACTCGACGACGTCGCACGCGCGTCACAGTTGCCCGGACATTGGCAGCGGCTCGCGGTCTGCTGGCGGTTGGCGCAGACACATGGTCTGGCGCTGGGCACGCTCATGCGGGCCGCGCATGAGGACATCGTGGAACGTGAACGGTTCTCGGCACGTGTGCGTGCGGCCATGGCGGGTCCGCGCACCACCGCGCTGGTGCTCGCGGGACTGCCATTGGCCGGTATTGCGCTGGGGCAGGCGATCGGCGCTGCGCCCGTGGCGTTCTTGGTGGCGTCCGGGGCAGGTGGATGGCTGCTCGTGATCGGTGTGGTCCTGGCGTGCGCGGGCCTGTTGTGGTCGGACCGGATCACCGCGGAGGTCACGTCATGA